In the Pseudomonas sp. DTU_2021_1001937_2_SI_NGA_ILE_001 genome, one interval contains:
- a CDS encoding sulfurtransferase TusA family protein → MSDAVAPPICDAELDARGLNCPLPLLKAKMELNRLDSGAVLKVLATDAGSQRDFRSFARLAGHALLHENVEGGTYTYWLRKA, encoded by the coding sequence ATGTCTGACGCTGTAGCTCCGCCAATCTGCGATGCCGAACTGGACGCTCGCGGGTTGAACTGCCCCTTGCCACTGCTCAAGGCCAAGATGGAACTCAATCGCCTGGACAGTGGCGCCGTGCTCAAGGTGCTGGCCACCGACGCCGGCTCGCAACGCGACTTTCGCAGTTTCGCGCGCCTGGCCGGTCATGCGCTGCTGCATGAGAACGTGGAGGGTGGAACCTATACCTACTGGTTGCGCAAGGCCTGA
- a CDS encoding amino acid ABC transporter permease/ATP-binding protein: MTFDWKYMFGLFGDTQFWLATWTVIKLSTLTWVISIALGFFVALAKQSRLPALNLPARGYIWFFRSVPLLVLLIFIYNLPQAIPATSAVLANPFWAGLIALVICETAYVAEIHRGGLLSIPKGQGEAARALGLRFLGTQWRVVIPQALRVALPSLANEYISIVKLSSLVSVISLTEILMVGQRLYSQNFLVMETMAAVAFYYVLIVTVFDFLLKRLERFLDVTQREVTRTPDEQVLALATQQAAAVQRPALDLHTPALQAARLHKAYNDVEVLGSVNLQVKPGEVVSVIGPSGSGKTTLIRLLNGLEQLDNGEIQINGQPFIHLRKDGAQKPRFIEHTEHRLNIGMVFQSFNLFPHLSVLDNLLLAPRYHRLDEPAALKQQAYALLHKVGMLDHAWKYPHQLSGGQQQRVAIARALMMRPQIMLFDEPTSALDPEKVNEVLQVIESLAQEGITMVIVTHEMNFAFKVSDRIVFMEKGRVVCDDAPQVLRNGQHPRVEAFLKDVSLA, translated from the coding sequence ATGACTTTCGACTGGAAATACATGTTCGGCCTTTTTGGCGATACACAGTTTTGGCTGGCCACCTGGACGGTCATCAAGCTCAGCACCCTGACCTGGGTCATCAGCATCGCCCTGGGGTTTTTCGTCGCCCTGGCCAAGCAGTCCCGCTTGCCCGCACTCAACCTGCCCGCGCGGGGCTACATCTGGTTCTTCCGCAGCGTGCCACTGCTGGTGCTGCTGATCTTCATCTACAACCTGCCGCAGGCCATCCCGGCCACTTCGGCGGTGCTGGCCAACCCTTTCTGGGCCGGTCTCATCGCCCTGGTAATCTGCGAGACCGCCTACGTCGCCGAGATCCACCGTGGCGGCCTGCTGTCGATTCCCAAGGGCCAGGGTGAAGCGGCGCGGGCGCTGGGCCTGCGTTTTCTGGGCACGCAATGGCGCGTGGTGATCCCCCAGGCGCTGCGTGTGGCCTTGCCGTCGCTGGCCAACGAGTACATCTCCATCGTCAAGCTGAGTTCGCTGGTCTCGGTGATCTCCCTGACCGAGATCCTGATGGTCGGCCAGCGCCTGTATTCGCAGAACTTCCTGGTCATGGAAACCATGGCTGCCGTGGCCTTCTACTACGTGCTGATCGTCACCGTGTTCGACTTCCTGCTCAAGCGCCTGGAACGCTTCCTCGACGTCACCCAGCGTGAAGTGACCCGCACCCCCGACGAGCAGGTGCTAGCCCTGGCCACCCAGCAGGCCGCCGCCGTGCAGCGCCCGGCACTCGACCTGCACACCCCCGCCCTGCAGGCTGCGCGGCTGCACAAGGCGTACAACGATGTCGAGGTGCTCGGCTCGGTCAACCTGCAGGTCAAGCCCGGTGAAGTGGTGTCGGTGATCGGCCCGTCGGGCTCCGGCAAGACCACCTTGATCCGCCTGCTCAATGGCCTGGAACAGCTCGACAACGGCGAGATCCAGATCAACGGCCAGCCGTTCATCCACCTGCGCAAGGACGGCGCGCAGAAGCCCCGCTTCATCGAACACACCGAGCACCGCCTGAACATCGGCATGGTGTTCCAGAGCTTCAACCTGTTCCCGCACCTGAGCGTGCTCGACAACCTGCTGCTCGCCCCGCGCTACCACCGCCTGGACGAACCCGCCGCGCTCAAGCAGCAGGCCTACGCGCTGCTGCACAAGGTCGGCATGCTCGATCACGCCTGGAAGTACCCGCACCAGCTGTCCGGCGGCCAGCAACAGCGCGTGGCCATTGCCCGCGCGCTGATGATGCGCCCGCAGATCATGCTGTTCGACGAGCCGACTTCGGCCCTCGACCCGGAGAAGGTCAACGAGGTACTGCAAGTGATCGAGTCGCTGGCCCAGGAGGGCATCACCATGGTGATCGTCACCCACGAGATGAACTTCGCCTTCAAGGTCTCGGACCGCATCGTCTTCATGGAAAAGGGCCGGGTGGTGTGCGACGACGCCCCCCAGGTTCTGCGCAATGGCCAGCACCCACGGGTCGAGGCCTTTCTCAAGGATGTGTCGCTCGCCTGA
- a CDS encoding phytanoyl-CoA dioxygenase family protein, translating to MLEQSQIEQFHRDGFLVVENVLSEEELIALQGDFDLWVEDSRSHTQPWGKTQDGRPRFDIESDHSATHPSLRRVSSPTEISPAYREVAFKSRMAIIAAQLIGGSGTRFHHSKINSKLPHTATQVKWHQDFLFTPHSNDDVVTALLMVSEVTPQNGPLTVIRGSHKGPLWSHWQDGRFTGAVDDQVVAEHCGQPVACYGPAGSVCFMHTRLLHASSPNNTELPRTLFISVYAAEDALPFGDNPLPSEHCGVLVAGQESGLVRSVANSVRLPQKPRGASFFVQQAGLDQAAS from the coding sequence ATGCTCGAACAATCGCAGATCGAACAGTTTCACCGGGACGGATTCCTGGTCGTCGAGAACGTGCTGTCGGAGGAAGAACTCATTGCCCTGCAGGGCGACTTCGACCTGTGGGTGGAAGACAGCCGCAGCCACACCCAGCCCTGGGGCAAGACCCAGGACGGCCGCCCGCGCTTCGACATCGAAAGCGATCACAGCGCCACTCACCCCTCGCTGCGCCGGGTGAGTTCGCCGACCGAAATCTCACCGGCCTACCGCGAAGTGGCGTTCAAGTCACGGATGGCCATCATCGCCGCACAACTGATCGGCGGCAGCGGCACGCGCTTTCACCACAGCAAGATCAACTCCAAGCTGCCGCACACCGCCACCCAGGTGAAATGGCACCAGGATTTTCTGTTCACCCCGCACAGCAATGACGACGTGGTCACCGCCCTGCTGATGGTCAGCGAAGTGACCCCGCAGAACGGTCCGCTGACTGTGATCCGTGGCAGCCACAAAGGCCCGCTGTGGTCGCACTGGCAGGACGGGCGCTTCACCGGCGCCGTCGACGACCAGGTGGTGGCCGAGCATTGCGGCCAGCCGGTGGCCTGCTACGGCCCGGCCGGCTCGGTGTGCTTCATGCACACCCGCCTGCTGCATGCCTCCAGCCCCAACAACACCGAACTGCCACGCACCCTGTTCATCAGCGTGTACGCCGCCGAGGACGCCCTGCCCTTCGGCGACAACCCGCTGCCCAGCGAGCATTGCGGCGTACTGGTCGCCGGTCAGGAAAGCGGCCTGGTACGCAGCGTCGCCAACAGCGTGCGCCTGCCGCAGAAGCCCCGCGGCGCTTCCTTCTTCGTACAACAGGCCGGGCTCGACCAGGCCGCCAGTTGA
- a CDS encoding M48 family metalloprotease, with protein sequence MNFLRPTLLTLACLLASPAMADDLPSLGDSSSSIVSPEQEHQLGRAWLGMLRSQVDQLSDPQLKDYVETSVYRLAETSQVQDRRLEFILINSKQLNAFAAPGGIIGVNGGLFLYAQTEGEYASVMAHELAHLSQRHFARGVEAQQRMQVPVMAAMLAGIVMAAAGAGDAGIATIAGSQAAAIQEQRRFSRQNEQEADRIGILNLEKAGYDPRNMPTMFERLMRQYRYDAKPPEFLLTHPVSESRIADTRNRAEQAPPGGKEDSMRYQLMRARVALIYEETPGIAAKRFRAQLTENPKADYARYGLAIAQIKGGQLNEAREGLKTLLDKAPDDITYNLAQIDLDITSNRLADAQQRAERLLVQYPGNYPLNQARIDALLKQGKNAEAEKALDALLKNRQADPDIWYQVAEARGLTGNTVGLHQARAEYFALMGDFRQAIQQLDFAKRRASNNFQLASRIDARQKELAEQERLVKDMMN encoded by the coding sequence ATGAATTTCCTGCGTCCTACACTGCTCACCCTGGCCTGCCTGCTGGCCTCCCCAGCCATGGCCGATGACCTGCCGTCGCTGGGCGATTCCAGCTCGTCGATCGTCTCCCCCGAACAGGAGCACCAGTTGGGTCGCGCCTGGCTGGGCATGTTGCGTTCGCAAGTGGACCAGCTCTCTGACCCGCAGCTCAAGGACTACGTGGAAACTTCGGTCTACCGGCTCGCGGAGACCAGCCAGGTGCAGGACCGGCGCCTGGAGTTCATCCTGATCAACAGCAAGCAGCTCAACGCCTTCGCGGCACCGGGCGGCATCATCGGGGTCAACGGCGGGCTGTTCCTTTATGCGCAGACCGAGGGCGAGTACGCCTCGGTGATGGCCCACGAATTGGCTCACCTGTCACAACGCCACTTCGCCAGGGGGGTCGAGGCACAGCAACGCATGCAGGTGCCAGTCATGGCCGCGATGCTGGCCGGTATCGTCATGGCCGCCGCCGGTGCCGGCGATGCCGGCATCGCCACCATCGCCGGCTCTCAGGCCGCCGCGATTCAGGAACAACGTCGCTTCTCGCGGCAGAACGAACAGGAAGCCGACCGCATCGGCATTCTCAACCTGGAAAAGGCCGGCTACGACCCGCGTAACATGCCGACCATGTTCGAGCGCCTGATGCGCCAGTACCGCTACGACGCCAAGCCGCCGGAATTCCTTCTCACCCACCCGGTCAGCGAATCGCGTATCGCCGACACCCGCAACCGCGCCGAACAGGCACCGCCGGGGGGCAAGGAAGACAGCATGCGCTACCAGCTGATGCGCGCCAGGGTCGCGTTGATCTACGAAGAAACCCCTGGCATCGCCGCCAAGCGTTTCCGCGCCCAGCTCACCGAGAACCCCAAGGCCGACTACGCCCGCTACGGCCTGGCCATCGCGCAGATCAAGGGCGGACAGCTCAACGAAGCCCGCGAAGGCTTGAAGACGCTGCTGGACAAGGCCCCCGACGACATCACCTACAACCTGGCGCAGATCGACCTGGACATCACCAGCAACCGCCTGGCCGACGCCCAGCAGCGGGCCGAACGCCTGCTGGTGCAGTACCCCGGCAACTACCCGCTGAACCAGGCGCGTATCGATGCCCTGCTCAAGCAAGGCAAGAACGCCGAAGCGGAAAAGGCCCTGGATGCGCTGCTGAAGAACCGCCAGGCTGACCCGGACATCTGGTACCAGGTGGCCGAAGCCCGCGGCCTGACCGGCAATACCGTCGGCCTGCACCAGGCGCGTGCCGAATATTTCGCCCTGATGGGCGACTTCCGCCAGGCCATCCAGCAACTGGACTTCGCCAAGCGCCGCGCCAGCAACAACTTCCAGCTGGCCTCGCGCATCGACGCGCGGCAGAAGGAACTGGCCGAGCAGGAACGCCTGGTCAAGGACATGATGAACTGA
- a CDS encoding peroxiredoxin, whose amino-acid sequence MAVAVDQPVADFQVPATSGQTVSLSGLKGRQVVIYFYPKDNTPGCTTEGQNFRDAMAEFEAANTLVFGVSRDSLKTHENFKAKQAFPFELISDKDEALCALFDVIKLKKLYGKEYLGVDRSTFLIDKNGVLRHEWRGVKVPGHVDEVLARARELNQA is encoded by the coding sequence ATGGCCGTAGCAGTCGACCAACCCGTTGCCGATTTCCAGGTTCCCGCCACCAGCGGGCAGACCGTCAGCCTGTCCGGCCTGAAGGGCCGTCAGGTGGTGATCTACTTCTACCCGAAGGACAACACCCCGGGCTGCACCACCGAGGGCCAGAACTTCCGCGATGCCATGGCGGAATTCGAAGCGGCCAATACCCTGGTGTTCGGCGTCTCCCGCGACAGCCTCAAGACCCATGAGAACTTCAAGGCCAAGCAGGCTTTCCCGTTCGAGCTGATTTCCGACAAGGACGAAGCGCTGTGCGCGCTGTTCGACGTCATCAAGCTCAAGAAGCTCTACGGCAAGGAATATCTCGGTGTGGACCGCAGCACCTTCCTGATCGACAAGAACGGCGTGCTGCGTCATGAATGGCGCGGCGTGAAGGTGCCTGGCCATGTCGACGAGGTCCTGGCCCGCGCCCGCGAGCTGAACCAGGCCTGA
- a CDS encoding AI-2E family transporter: protein MYKVLHDWMQRYFSDEEAVVLAVLLLLGFTLILTLGGMLAPVLAGLVLAFLMQGVVNLLVRLRLPERLAVGLVFTLFIGGLLVFLLVLVPLLWHQLITLFNELPGMLAKWQSLLLLLPERYPHLVSDEQVLQAIEVARGEVGKFGQLALTFSLSSLPLLVNLMIYLVLVPILVFFFLKDRQLMRRWARGYLPRERALLTRVAKDMNRQIANYIRGKVIEIFICGAVTYVAFVALGLNYAALLALLVGISVVVPYVGAVVVTVPVALIGLFQWGWGDQFIYLMAIHGIIQALDGNVLVPMLFSEAVNLHPVAIICAVLLFGGLWGFWGIFFAIPLATLFKAVLDAWPRQEPTVAPIL from the coding sequence ATGTACAAGGTGCTTCACGACTGGATGCAGCGCTACTTCTCCGACGAGGAGGCGGTGGTGCTGGCCGTTCTGCTGTTACTGGGCTTCACCCTGATTCTCACCCTCGGTGGCATGTTGGCCCCGGTGCTGGCCGGGCTGGTACTGGCCTTTCTGATGCAGGGGGTGGTCAACCTGCTGGTGCGCCTGCGCCTGCCGGAGCGTCTGGCGGTCGGGCTGGTGTTCACCCTGTTCATCGGCGGCCTGCTGGTGTTCCTGCTGGTTCTGGTGCCGCTGTTGTGGCATCAGCTGATCACCCTGTTCAACGAGTTGCCGGGCATGCTCGCCAAGTGGCAGTCGCTGCTGCTGTTGCTGCCCGAGCGCTACCCGCACTTGGTTTCCGACGAGCAGGTGCTGCAGGCCATCGAGGTGGCGCGGGGCGAGGTGGGCAAGTTCGGCCAGCTGGCGCTGACCTTTTCACTGTCGAGCCTGCCACTGCTGGTCAACCTGATGATCTACCTGGTGCTGGTGCCGATCCTGGTGTTCTTCTTCCTCAAGGACCGCCAGCTGATGCGCCGCTGGGCACGCGGCTACCTGCCGCGTGAGCGGGCGCTGCTGACCCGGGTGGCCAAGGACATGAACCGGCAGATCGCCAATTACATCCGTGGCAAGGTCATCGAGATCTTCATCTGCGGTGCAGTCACCTACGTGGCCTTCGTGGCCCTGGGGCTCAACTACGCGGCGCTGCTGGCGCTGCTGGTGGGGATTTCCGTGGTGGTGCCCTATGTCGGCGCGGTGGTGGTCACCGTGCCGGTGGCGCTGATCGGGCTGTTCCAGTGGGGCTGGGGCGACCAGTTCATCTACCTGATGGCCATCCACGGCATCATCCAGGCGCTGGACGGTAACGTGCTGGTGCCCATGCTGTTCTCCGAGGCGGTGAACCTGCATCCGGTGGCGATCATCTGCGCGGTGCTGCTGTTCGGCGGGCTGTGGGGCTTCTGGGGGATTTTCTTCGCCATCCCGCTGGCCACGCTGTTCAAGGCGGTGCTCGATGCGTGGCCGCGGCAGGAACCGACAGTAGCGCCGATTCTCTGA
- a CDS encoding thioesterase family protein: MNLWFRLIFMLLRRPWRRPVDGLAVTVIPMRVWPLDLDLNRHVTNGRYFTLADVGRMDYVLRSGAFRAALRHRARPIVGDVWGKFRRELKLFERFEIHTRLLGWDDKWSFIEHRFVKDERTVGVVIMRGLFRGPKGNLAPAELIAEMGLQHSPPLPEWLARWSASCDELSAGLRDEEQAGGAVAGR, translated from the coding sequence ATGAATCTGTGGTTTCGCTTGATCTTCATGCTGCTGCGCCGTCCCTGGCGCAGACCGGTCGACGGCCTGGCCGTCACGGTAATTCCGATGCGCGTATGGCCGCTGGACCTGGACTTGAACCGTCACGTCACCAATGGCCGCTACTTCACCCTCGCCGACGTGGGGCGCATGGACTACGTGCTGCGCAGCGGTGCCTTCCGCGCCGCGCTGCGGCATCGGGCGCGGCCGATCGTCGGTGATGTCTGGGGCAAGTTCAGGCGAGAACTGAAACTGTTCGAGCGTTTCGAGATTCACACACGCCTGCTGGGCTGGGACGACAAGTGGAGCTTCATCGAGCACCGCTTCGTCAAGGATGAGCGCACCGTTGGGGTGGTGATCATGCGCGGTCTGTTTCGCGGCCCCAAGGGCAACCTCGCGCCCGCTGAACTCATCGCCGAAATGGGGCTGCAGCATTCACCACCATTGCCCGAGTGGCTGGCACGCTGGTCAGCCAGTTGCGATGAGCTGAGCGCCGGCCTGCGTGACGAAGAACAGGCTGGCGGTGCCGTGGCGGGCCGCTGA
- a CDS encoding ABC transporter substrate-binding protein, producing the protein MKRPSVSTRTLSTALLGTAITLASAGASAFQQTGKLSAGSDLTFFPYEYMDNNQPAGFDIEFLDGLGKVMGRKVETLDTRFPNLITGLQGGRFDIVNSSMYITAERMKVIDMIPYLKSGESIIALKDSSYQPKRPEDFCGHKIGSMGATSWLQQLHKLSDEYCVKNGKQPIAISEFGTDPQTTQALLSKAVEAQITDAAVARGVIDKLGNRLVISSDTLIYPVLNGFGVKKGNDEVKTALVDALKQYSATPEYAALLKKYNFQAPTEADIAELMPKP; encoded by the coding sequence ATGAAACGACCAAGCGTCTCGACTCGAACACTTTCCACCGCCCTGCTGGGCACCGCGATCACCCTGGCCTCGGCAGGCGCTTCGGCCTTCCAGCAAACCGGCAAGCTCAGCGCAGGCTCGGACCTGACCTTCTTCCCCTACGAGTACATGGACAACAACCAGCCGGCCGGCTTCGACATCGAGTTCCTCGACGGGCTGGGCAAGGTCATGGGGCGCAAGGTGGAAACCCTCGACACGCGCTTTCCCAACCTGATCACCGGGCTGCAGGGTGGTCGTTTCGACATCGTCAACTCGTCGATGTACATCACCGCCGAGCGCATGAAAGTCATCGACATGATTCCCTACCTCAAGAGTGGCGAGTCGATCATCGCCCTCAAGGACAGCAGCTATCAGCCCAAGCGCCCCGAAGACTTCTGCGGCCACAAGATCGGCTCGATGGGCGCGACCTCCTGGCTGCAGCAACTGCACAAGCTCTCGGACGAGTACTGCGTGAAGAACGGCAAGCAGCCGATCGCCATCAGCGAGTTCGGCACCGACCCGCAGACCACCCAGGCGCTGTTGTCCAAGGCCGTCGAGGCGCAGATCACCGACGCCGCCGTGGCCCGTGGGGTGATCGACAAGCTGGGCAACCGCCTGGTGATTTCCTCGGACACGCTGATCTACCCGGTGCTCAACGGCTTCGGCGTGAAGAAAGGCAACGACGAGGTGAAGACCGCACTGGTCGACGCCCTCAAGCAATACAGCGCAACCCCCGAATACGCGGCCCTGCTGAAGAAGTACAACTTCCAGGCCCCCACCGAAGCGGACATCGCCGAGCTGATGCCCAAACCCTGA
- the nadA gene encoding quinolinate synthase NadA gives MTQISERFLVQAHLAAKQPRVLSPEEQADYRAQIAAELKARDAVLVAHYYCDPVIQALAEETGGCVADSLEMARFGKNHPASTVLVAGVRFMGETAKILTPEKRVFMPTLEATCSLDVGCPIDEFSAFCDQHPERTVVVYANTSAAVKARADWVVTSGCALEIVESLMDNGEKLIWAPDKHLGRYIQRQTGADMLLWDGACIVHEEFKSKQLEDMKALYPEAAILVHPESPESVIALADAVGSTSQMIAAAQRLPNKTFIVATDRGIFYKMQQLCPDKVFIEAPTAGNGAACRSCAHCPWMAMNTLERTLQCLQEGSNEIFVDPALIPHAVRPLQRMLDFTQAARLKLSGNA, from the coding sequence ATGACGCAGATTTCCGAACGCTTTCTGGTGCAGGCGCATCTGGCCGCCAAGCAGCCGAGGGTGTTGAGCCCCGAAGAACAAGCCGATTACCGCGCGCAGATCGCCGCCGAACTCAAGGCGCGCGATGCCGTGCTGGTGGCTCACTATTATTGCGACCCGGTGATCCAGGCCCTGGCCGAGGAAACCGGCGGGTGTGTCGCCGACTCGCTGGAAATGGCGCGCTTTGGCAAGAATCATCCGGCCAGCACCGTGCTGGTGGCCGGGGTGCGCTTCATGGGCGAGACCGCGAAGATCCTCACCCCGGAGAAGCGCGTGTTCATGCCCACCCTGGAAGCCACCTGCTCGCTGGACGTCGGTTGCCCCATCGACGAGTTCTCGGCGTTCTGCGACCAGCATCCGGAACGCACCGTAGTGGTGTATGCCAATACCTCGGCAGCGGTGAAGGCGCGTGCCGACTGGGTGGTGACCTCCGGTTGTGCACTGGAGATCGTCGAAAGCCTGATGGACAACGGCGAGAAGCTCATCTGGGCGCCGGACAAGCACCTGGGTCGCTACATCCAGCGCCAGACCGGTGCCGACATGCTGCTGTGGGACGGTGCCTGCATCGTGCATGAAGAGTTCAAGTCCAAGCAGCTGGAAGACATGAAGGCGCTGTACCCGGAGGCTGCGATCCTGGTACACCCCGAGTCGCCGGAATCGGTGATTGCCCTGGCCGATGCCGTGGGCTCCACCAGCCAGATGATCGCCGCGGCGCAGCGCCTGCCGAACAAGACGTTCATCGTCGCCACCGACCGCGGCATCTTCTACAAGATGCAGCAGCTGTGTCCCGACAAGGTGTTCATCGAAGCGCCCACCGCCGGCAACGGTGCGGCCTGCCGCAGTTGCGCACATTGCCCGTGGATGGCCATGAACACCCTGGAGCGGACCCTGCAGTGCCTGCAGGAGGGCAGCAACGAGATCTTCGTCGACCCGGCGCTGATTCCGCATGCGGTACGCCCGCTGCAGCGCATGCTGGATTTCACCCAGGCCGCGCGCCTGAAGCTGTCCGGCAACGCCTGA
- a CDS encoding LysR family transcriptional regulator, which produces MTHFTLRQLRYFVAVVEEDSIVEAARQLHISQPSISVAIKNLEESFSQKLFIRHHAQGVSLTASGRRLYEKAKELLRLSYELEQNARAENEMVSGTIAIGCFESAAPLYMPRLVAGFKRHYPEITIQLHDGEQHELMHGVHRGRFDLVFLYDLELGDSINKEKLNAPHKPYALLPAAHPLAGKKAVTLKELSREPMILLDVVPSRNYFIDIFKEKGYHPTVAYSSPSIEMVRCMVGQGLGFSVLVTRPTTDLTYDGKRLAQVNIHDEMPASTFIMAYLRNNEPTKATRLFMDYCRDFDLSPVIKEDEPHAV; this is translated from the coding sequence ATGACCCACTTTACGTTGAGACAACTTCGATACTTTGTCGCCGTGGTCGAAGAAGACAGTATTGTCGAGGCCGCTCGACAATTGCATATCTCCCAGCCGTCCATTTCGGTGGCCATCAAGAATCTTGAAGAAAGTTTCAGTCAGAAGTTATTCATTCGGCATCACGCCCAAGGCGTTTCGCTGACCGCCAGCGGTCGCCGGCTGTATGAAAAAGCCAAGGAATTGCTGAGGCTCTCCTACGAGCTTGAACAGAACGCTCGTGCCGAGAACGAAATGGTCTCCGGCACCATCGCCATTGGCTGTTTCGAGTCGGCAGCGCCGCTGTACATGCCGCGCCTGGTGGCCGGTTTCAAGCGGCATTACCCGGAGATCACCATCCAGCTGCACGACGGCGAGCAGCACGAGCTGATGCATGGCGTGCACCGGGGGCGCTTCGACCTGGTGTTCCTCTACGACCTGGAGCTGGGTGACTCGATCAACAAGGAAAAGCTCAACGCCCCGCACAAGCCCTATGCGCTGCTGCCGGCGGCGCATCCTCTGGCCGGCAAGAAGGCCGTGACCCTCAAGGAGCTGAGCCGCGAACCGATGATCCTGCTTGACGTGGTGCCAAGCAGGAACTACTTCATCGACATCTTCAAGGAGAAGGGCTATCACCCGACGGTCGCCTACAGCTCGCCCTCGATCGAAATGGTGCGTTGCATGGTCGGCCAGGGCCTGGGCTTCTCGGTGCTGGTCACCCGCCCGACCACCGACCTGACCTACGACGGCAAGCGCCTGGCGCAGGTCAACATCCATGACGAAATGCCTGCGTCGACCTTCATCATGGCCTACCTGCGCAACAACGAACCCACCAAGGCCACGCGGCTGTTCATGGACTACTGCCGCGATTTCGATCTGTCGCCGGTCATCAAGGAAGACGAGCCGCACGCTGTATGA
- a CDS encoding DUF1176 domain-containing protein produces MPLTRSAFALLLALVASPVLAADEAPLYRDIKDWLVGCDNTRACTAIAAVQARDDTGTDTYSLRVTREAGPGGELRVGLFSYNPPTGQPLLDGQPLSIRLGPGRPDTGDVGEVFAVQGDSAQRLLAELRNGKQLSLPVADGVVVASLSGMSAALLLMDSVQGRIGSTTALLRQGPAPAASVPTAPAPPSLPAWQAPAPLSPADSQRLLDTVMATTRAQWQAEVYEDSPPEGKAFALTTNQALVIIKTGCAAYNCTYSLYQVPLAHPDQARPINMAEMSRWPDLQPTGEVDFDPVTGELSSLQLAMGMGGCGTSARWRYDGERFRLTHLAQMGVCMGLNEAQWPVLWRTVDAP; encoded by the coding sequence ATGCCCTTGACTCGATCCGCCTTCGCTCTACTGCTTGCCCTTGTGGCGTCCCCTGTTCTGGCGGCCGATGAAGCACCGCTTTATCGCGACATCAAGGACTGGCTGGTGGGTTGCGACAATACCCGCGCCTGCACCGCCATCGCGGCCGTGCAGGCACGTGACGACACCGGCACCGACACCTACAGCCTGCGCGTGACCCGTGAGGCGGGGCCGGGCGGTGAGTTGCGCGTGGGGCTGTTCAGTTACAACCCGCCCACCGGCCAGCCGCTGCTCGACGGCCAGCCGCTGAGCATTCGCCTGGGCCCCGGACGGCCCGATACCGGCGATGTCGGGGAAGTCTTCGCCGTGCAGGGCGACAGCGCACAGCGTCTGCTCGCCGAGCTGCGCAATGGCAAGCAGCTGAGCCTGCCGGTGGCTGACGGCGTGGTCGTGGCCTCGCTGTCTGGCATGAGCGCCGCGTTGCTGTTGATGGACTCCGTACAGGGGCGGATCGGTTCCACCACGGCGCTGCTACGCCAGGGGCCGGCGCCTGCCGCGAGCGTACCGACGGCACCGGCGCCCCCCTCGTTGCCGGCCTGGCAGGCTCCGGCGCCGCTGAGTCCGGCCGATAGCCAGCGGCTGTTGGATACGGTGATGGCCACTACGCGGGCGCAATGGCAGGCCGAGGTGTATGAGGACAGCCCTCCCGAGGGCAAGGCGTTTGCCCTTACTACGAACCAGGCGCTGGTGATCATCAAGACCGGTTGTGCGGCGTATAACTGCACCTACAGCCTGTACCAGGTGCCGCTCGCGCACCCTGACCAGGCCCGCCCGATCAATATGGCCGAAATGTCCCGCTGGCCGGACCTGCAGCCCACCGGCGAGGTGGACTTCGACCCGGTCACTGGCGAGTTGAGCAGCCTGCAGCTGGCCATGGGCATGGGCGGTTGTGGCACTTCGGCGCGCTGGCGCTACGACGGTGAGCGATTCAGGTTGACGCACCTGGCGCAGATGGGCGTTTGCATGGGGCTGAATGAAGCCCAGTGGCCGGTGTTGTGGCGCACCGTGGACGCGCCATGA